The sequence below is a genomic window from Ornithobacterium rhinotracheale.
GCCTGTGCGGCTTTGATATAAAATTCAGAGCCACGGCGCGCGGAATGCCCGCCCATAAAGCCAATGGCCTTGCGGTGCGTCATTCCAGCATCGTTGTAGCCTAGTAGCTCGCGTATGGATTCATCGATATTAAAGTCGTGCAGCCTTTGTGCCATAGCAATGTGGAAGCCTGGGTTGTATTTATTAAGGCTGAAATGCTTGTAAATTTGCAAATCGGTAGAGTTATCGTGCACAGGGTCGTAGCCTTCGAGTAGCTCTTGGTGGGTGTAGAGGTTTTTTCGGTTAGGGTTAAAGGGTAAATTATCAAACTTGGGGTAAATAAAAGCGCCCATTTGCATTAGCAGAAAAGCATCTTCTTGCGTAAAGGCACAGTTGATAAAAACGGTATTGTCTAGCTCAAAGGACTTCCAATCGGTGGGCTCCTTGGTGAAGTCTAAATTCTGAATGACTAAATCTTTTAAACTACGATTGGTCTTGCTATATTTTTTCCAGTACTCTGGGGTTCTAATCAGTTTTCCTCTTTTCATAAGGCCAAAATTACACAAAAAAATGGCATACAATCCATTTTTCGGCTTAAAAATATCCGTTGTATCTTTGCGGCAATCTATATTTTAAGAATGATGAAAGTTTTAGCCCTAGATACCAATCACCCCATTTTGATTGAAAAGTTAAAAAAAGCAGGTTTTTCCATTGATGAAGATTCTACTTCGCCCAAAAACGAAGTAGAACAGAAAATCGCAGACTACGATGGAATTATTATCCGAAGCCGTTTCCCGATTGACGAAACTTTTTTAAGCAAGGCAGAAAAATTAAAATTTATTGGCAGAGTAGGCGCAGGGCTGGAGAACATAGATTTAGATTTTGCCGAAAGCCGTGGTATCGTTTGTTTTAACGCGCCCGAGGGGAATCGCGATGCGGTGGCAGAGCAGGCAATGGGCATGCTATTGAGCATTATGAATCGTTTTTGGATAGCCAATCGCGAAGTGAGCCAAGGTATTTGGAAACGAGAAGAAAACCGTGGCGAGGAAATTAAAGGAAAAGTAGTGGCACTCATCGGCTATGGAAACATGGGAAAAGCTTTTGCCCAAAGGCTAAAGGGATTTTGTTGCGAAGTCATTTTTTATGATATCAAAGACGGGCTCAGCGATGAAAATGCTCGCCAAACCACGATGGATGAGGTGTTTGAACGAGCAGATGTTTTAAGCCTTCATATTCCACAAACGCCCGAAACGCTGGGCTTGGTAAATGAGGCGTATCTGCAAAAATTTAGCAAAAATATTTATTTCATCAACACAGCGCGGGGCAAGTCTGTGGTAACGCGTGATTTGGTCAAGCAGCTGCAAGCAGGCAAAGTGAAAGCCGCTGCACTTGATGTGCTAGAGCAAGAGAAAGCCTCCTTTGAGTCCCTATTGCAGAGCGAAATTCCAGAAGAATTAAATTATTTAATTCAAGCTGAAAATGTGCTGCTCACGCCACACATCGCTGGCTGGACAATTGAAAGTAAAGTGAAGCTTGCAGAAGTCATTGCTGATAAAATTATGGAAGCATTTGGCTAAATTATAAATTATCTTCGTAAGGCACTCTGTGCGTAATGGAACGCCCTAGCGTGAGCTCGTCGGCATACTCAAGCTCATCGCCCACACCGATTCCTCGTGCAATGGTGGAAAGCTTTACATTGCTTTCTTTTAGTAATTTATATAGATAGAAAACCGTGGTGTCGCCTTCCATTGTGCTGCTTAGGGCAAAGATGATTTCCTGCGCGTGCTGTGCGCGCTCTATCAGTGGGGCGATGTGTAGTTTTTCAGGGCCGATGCCTTCCATCGGGGAAATCTTACCTCCTAGGACATGGTACACGCCTCGGTATTGTCCTGTATTTTCAATGGCCATAACATCGCGAATGTCCTCCACCACGCATATAATGTCTTGCTCGCGCAATTGATTTTCGCAGATTTCGCAAATATCGTTGTCGCACAGTGCATAGCATTGTTTGCAATATTGAATTTCGTCTACCAAATTCGTTATCGATTGAGCCAAAACATGTGTTTGGCTTTTGGGGCGTTGTAGCATATGCAGGGCTAGGCGCAGGGCAGTGCGCTTGCCAATGCCGGGTAATTGTGCGATTTCTTCTACGGCTTGTGCCAAAATTTTGCTAGGGTAGTGCATAGGCGTGCAAAGGTATAAATAAAAGAGAAAGATTTCATTTAAATTTTTTACTTTTACGCGGAATTAAAAAATGTATACCTATGCTCACCCCTTGGCTCACGGCTGCTTTGATTGCAGGATATTTTTGTGTCTTATTATTCGTTAGCTATTTAACTTCACGAAAATCCACTAGCGAAACCTTTTTTACGGGCAATCATCAATCGCCGTGGTTTGTAGTGGCTTATGGAATGATAGGGGCGGCGCTCTCGGCCGTTACCTTTGTTTCAATCCCTGGGGGCGTGGTGAATAACGCATTCTATCTTTCGCAATTTTTCTTGGGAAATCTAGTTGGCTATTTGTTCATCACATTTGTGTTGATCCCGATTTATTATCAATTAAGGCTGGTGTCCATTTATAGCTATTTGCACAATCGGTTTGGGTGGTTTAGTTATAAAACAGGTTCCTTTTTCTTTTTGCTTTCGCAATCGTTTGGAGCGGGATTGCGACTACTTTTAGCCATCAAAATCTTGCAAGTTTTGTTTGGTTTAGGTAATGAACACGCTTGGTGGCTTGGGCTTTTGTTTTTAATTTTAATCTTTCTTTATACCTTCAAGGCGGGGATTAAAACCATTGTGTGGACGGACTTGTTGCAGACTACCTTTTTGATTCTAGCGGTGCTCAGCATTGTGTGTGTGGTGATGTATAAGCTGCAAATGGGGCTGGGCGAGATGGTGGCGCTGGGCAAGGAAAAAGGCTACTGGCGCTGGATAGATACAGCAGTGAATGCGGATACTTACTTTTGGAAACAATTCCTCTCGGGGATATTGATTGCTATGGTGATGAATGGGCTCGACCAAAACATTATGCAAAAAAGCTTGACTTGCAAAAACATGCGCGAAGCACAGAAAAATACGCTTGTCTTTAGTTTCTCGGTGGCGGTGGTGCAATGTTTATTTTTGTTTTTGGGAATGATGCTCTATTTGTATGCCGATGTGTACCATTTGGCGCTACCTACCAAGGTGGTGCAAGGAGTGCCACAATTGGCGACTGATAAGGTGTTGCCGTATTTAACGCTAAATCACTTTGGGCTTTTTGCAGGTGTGATGTTTGTTCTGGGAACAGCTGCCGCGGCTTTCTCGAGTGTGGATTCTGCACTCACAGCACTCACTACTTCATTTTGTTATGATTTTTTAGGCATCGAAAAAAAGAAAAATCCGATACAATTAAAGACCATTACGCATATAGGATTCAGTGTGGTGATGCTTGGTTTAATTTTGATTTTTCAAAACTCTGGGAGCGATGTGTTTAGCCTAATTTTTAGTTTAGCAGGCTATACTTATTCGCCACTTTTAGGATTGTTTTTGTTGGGGATTTTTACTTCGTTTAAACCCAATGATAAAATCGTTCCCGTTGCTTGTATTTCAACTCCGATTTTGGCTTATTTTTTTAATCAATTCTTATTAAAAAATTACGATTTCAATATGGGATTTTTGACCATTCTCACGGGGGCTGTCATCTGTGTCGTATTGTTGTATTTGCTAAACGCTGTGTGCAAATTAGCTAAATAAAAAAAGATTTAGCATGTATTTCATTGCTAAATCTTTTATGTGATTAAAATTATTCGGAATTAAGATTTTCTTCTTAATTAGATATAAATCTTTTCTTCTGTCTTTTAGGTTTTTCACGCTATCTTACTTGTGCAGATCGAGCAATAAATCTAAATTAACATCTACCACGAAAATCATCTCTGTGTTTGGTGTGGCGGCCTCTTTTACATCATCGGCAGGAAAGGCAAAATCACATGGCGTGAACATCATATTTTGGGTGTGCAAAAATCTCGATTCCGTATAGAACATTTCCGTCTGCATCGTGAGTAGAGCAAGTTTCGTTTCCCATAATTGAATTAAAAATATGGTGCTTATCCACTTTTTTTCCTGGAACAATGATAGAAAGTGCCACACCTGCGATTTCGTTGTCCACCTTCAAAGCCACTTGCCCTTCAGGGAAGATTTTAATCAACTTTTTGATTTGTTTTTTCTCCCAATGGGGCATGCTTTGATAAGGCTCCTGCATCGCAGTCAAAAGTTGTGGATAATCCTTCACCGTTAAATAATGTAATTCAATATTTTCTACTATATTGTCGTTTTTTGTGGTTTGTATCTAAGTGGTGCAAAGATACATAATTATAAAAAAAACCTTGAACTTGAGAGATATAGCATTTGAATTTTATAGGTTTTAATTGTTGTGTAATAAAAATTATTTATATTTGTATTCAATCTAAATAAATATAAATGAAAAAATTATTTTTATTAAGTTTGGCAAGTATCTTGTTTTCAGCTTGTTCCTCTTCAGATAGCCGAAAGGATTCGGGACCTTCCACATGTGAGCAATGCATAAAAGAATTTAATAGA
It includes:
- a CDS encoding 2-hydroxyacid dehydrogenase, encoding MKVLALDTNHPILIEKLKKAGFSIDEDSTSPKNEVEQKIADYDGIIIRSRFPIDETFLSKAEKLKFIGRVGAGLENIDLDFAESRGIVCFNAPEGNRDAVAEQAMGMLLSIMNRFWIANREVSQGIWKREENRGEEIKGKVVALIGYGNMGKAFAQRLKGFCCEVIFYDIKDGLSDENARQTTMDEVFERADVLSLHIPQTPETLGLVNEAYLQKFSKNIYFINTARGKSVVTRDLVKQLQAGKVKAAALDVLEQEKASFESLLQSEIPEELNYLIQAENVLLTPHIAGWTIESKVKLAEVIADKIMEAFG
- the recR gene encoding recombination mediator RecR, which translates into the protein MHYPSKILAQAVEEIAQLPGIGKRTALRLALHMLQRPKSQTHVLAQSITNLVDEIQYCKQCYALCDNDICEICENQLREQDIICVVEDIRDVMAIENTGQYRGVYHVLGGKISPMEGIGPEKLHIAPLIERAQHAQEIIFALSSTMEGDTTVFYLYKLLKESNVKLSTIARGIGVGDELEYADELTLGRSITHRVPYEDNL
- a CDS encoding sodium:solute symporter, with the protein product MLTPWLTAALIAGYFCVLLFVSYLTSRKSTSETFFTGNHQSPWFVVAYGMIGAALSAVTFVSIPGGVVNNAFYLSQFFLGNLVGYLFITFVLIPIYYQLRLVSIYSYLHNRFGWFSYKTGSFFFLLSQSFGAGLRLLLAIKILQVLFGLGNEHAWWLGLLFLILIFLYTFKAGIKTIVWTDLLQTTFLILAVLSIVCVVMYKLQMGLGEMVALGKEKGYWRWIDTAVNADTYFWKQFLSGILIAMVMNGLDQNIMQKSLTCKNMREAQKNTLVFSFSVAVVQCLFLFLGMMLYLYADVYHLALPTKVVQGVPQLATDKVLPYLTLNHFGLFAGVMFVLGTAAAAFSSVDSALTALTTSFCYDFLGIEKKKNPIQLKTITHIGFSVVMLGLILIFQNSGSDVFSLIFSLAGYTYSPLLGLFLLGIFTSFKPNDKIVPVACISTPILAYFFNQFLLKNYDFNMGFLTILTGAVICVVLLYLLNAVCKLAK